One window of the Phragmitibacter flavus genome contains the following:
- a CDS encoding sugar porter family MFS transporter, producing MPSRLFFFAITSALAGFLFGFDTVVISGAEQRIQALWNLSPAMHGFALASALYGTVLGALFGGWPSDKFGRKKTLIAIGVLYLLSAIASALAWDIYSFAIARFIGGVGIGVSTVAAPLYISEISPPEKRGRLTALFQFNIVFGIVIAFVSNALLANIGDQAWRWMLGVEAFPALIYTLLCLLIPESPRWLLNIKKDRPTALAVMRSVNPDTPRTDLENLADEIVSAADQSRARTDGFWSKPLRIPVMLAFLVAFFNQLSGINAILYFAPRIFELTGLGAQAALLQSIGIGITNLIFTLLGVYLIDRLGRRTLLFIGSYGYILSLGLCSWAFFTERFAIVPLCIFAFIAAHAIGQGAVIWVLISEVFPDRFRASGQAFGSFTHWIFAALLTTFFPSMVAAFAPGYVFLFFCGMMVLQLIWVKTMVPETKGVPLEQLQRRLGTEPLTQGTPA from the coding sequence ATGCCTTCGCGACTGTTCTTCTTCGCCATCACTTCTGCACTGGCGGGTTTTCTCTTCGGCTTCGACACCGTTGTCATCTCCGGAGCTGAGCAACGCATCCAGGCCCTTTGGAATCTCAGCCCTGCGATGCACGGCTTCGCCCTTGCCTCCGCCCTCTACGGCACCGTCCTTGGCGCACTATTCGGCGGCTGGCCCTCTGACAAATTCGGCCGTAAGAAAACCTTGATCGCCATTGGCGTCCTCTACCTGCTTTCCGCGATTGCTAGCGCCCTCGCCTGGGACATCTACAGCTTCGCCATTGCCCGCTTCATCGGTGGCGTCGGCATCGGCGTGTCCACCGTCGCAGCCCCCCTTTACATCTCCGAAATCTCCCCGCCAGAAAAACGCGGACGCCTCACCGCTCTGTTCCAGTTTAATATCGTCTTCGGCATCGTCATCGCCTTCGTCTCCAATGCCCTGCTCGCCAACATTGGTGATCAGGCCTGGCGCTGGATGCTCGGCGTCGAAGCCTTTCCCGCCCTCATCTACACCCTTCTCTGCCTACTCATACCAGAAAGCCCGCGCTGGCTTCTCAACATCAAAAAAGACCGCCCCACCGCCCTCGCCGTGATGCGCTCCGTCAATCCCGACACCCCGCGCACCGACCTCGAAAACCTCGCCGACGAAATCGTCAGCGCCGCCGACCAGTCCCGTGCCCGCACCGACGGATTCTGGAGCAAACCCCTGCGCATTCCCGTCATGCTCGCCTTCCTTGTCGCCTTCTTCAACCAGCTCTCCGGCATCAACGCCATCCTCTACTTTGCCCCCCGCATTTTCGAACTCACCGGCCTCGGTGCCCAAGCCGCCCTGCTCCAATCCATCGGTATCGGCATTACCAACCTGATCTTCACCCTGCTCGGCGTCTACCTCATCGACCGCCTCGGCCGCCGCACCCTTCTTTTTATCGGCTCCTACGGCTACATCCTCTCTCTTGGCCTCTGCTCCTGGGCCTTCTTCACGGAACGTTTCGCCATCGTTCCCCTCTGCATCTTCGCCTTTATCGCCGCCCATGCCATCGGACAGGGTGCCGTCATTTGGGTGCTCATCTCCGAGGTTTTCCCCGACCGCTTTCGCGCTTCAGGACAGGCTTTCGGCAGCTTCACCCACTGGATCTTCGCCGCCCTGCTCACCACCTTTTTCCCCAGCATGGTCGCCGCTTTCGCCCCCGGCTACGTCTTCCTGTTCTTCTGCGGCATGATGGTGCTTCAACTGATCTGGGTCAAAACCATGGTCCCGGAAACCAAAGGTGTCCCCCTCGAACAACTTCAACGCCGACTCGGCACCGAACCCCTCACCCAAGGCACCCCAGCCTAA